The Deltaproteobacteria bacterium nucleotide sequence GGCCCCGAGGAGGTCGGCGAAGTAGAGCCGATTGATGCGCGCCGTCTGGGTCGAGAAGATCGTTGCCAGCGCCAGGCCGCCGGCCAGGAAAGGTGCGAACACCGTGGCGCACACGAGCGCGAGCTTCACGGCTTCATCCCACCTGCTCCCCCCGCCCCAGCCCACGAGCCGGAAGGCGTTCAGCTGCGTCCGGGCGACGAGCAGGTAGCCCAGCAGGACGGCCGCACTCGCGGCGACGCAGCAGAGCGGCACGGAACGCGCGGTCGCGTGCCGGCGCAGGCGAGGAAAGATCGTCACGAACACGCCCCCCGTCCCCAGGCCGAGCAGCGAGATGCCGATGATCAGGTAGGTGAAGTAGTACACGAGCTTGAAGGAGAAGACGCGCGTGTAGCTCACCTCCAGTAGGATCACGGCGAGCGAGACCAGGAAGGTCTCGAGGTAGAGCGTGTGGCGGGTCATCCGGCGGGCGGGGGCGCGAGAGTACCCGGGGCGCGACGCCGCTGTCGAGTGCCGCCGAGCCGGATCGCCCACACCGCCCACACGCTCCGCCAGATCTCGCCCTGCGTGATCTTCGAGAAGCCGAACTTGCGGTCGGTGAAGACGATCGGCACCTCGGCCAGGCGGAAGCCGAGGCGGTAGGCGCGGTACTTGAGGTCGATCAGGAACGAGTAGCCGCTGAAGCGGAGCGTCGAGACGTCGAGCGCCTCGAGCACCTCCCGGCGGATGCACTGGAACCCGCTGGTGCAGTCCCGTACCGGGAGGCCGGTGACCCGGCGCGCGTAGACGTTCGCCCCGAGGCTCATCGCCAGCCGGTAAAGGCTCCAGTTGACGACGCTCACGCCGTGCAGGTAGCGCGAGCCGATGACGAGGTCGGCCTCCTCGCTCTTGCCGACGAGGGCGGGCAGGTAGCGCGGTTCGTGCGAGAGGTCGGCGTCCATCGAGACCAGCCGGCGGTAGCCGCGCGCGAGCCCGCGGCGGAACCCCTCGACGTAGGCGCTCCCGAGTCCGAGCGGCCGCGGGCGCTCGAGGACGTCGATATGGCCGAGGCGCGTGCCGAGCTCGCGTGCGAGCGCAGCCGTGCCGTCGGGAGAGCCGTCGTCGACGATCAGCACGCTGGCGCCGGGGACGTGGGCGCGGATGCCCTCGAGCAGCTCGACGAGGTTCTCGGCCTCGTTGAGCGTCGGGATGACGATGAGGACGTCCTCGTCCATGGCGGCGCGCTAGGGGACCCACCCTTCGGCGGCGAGGCGCTCGTCGATCAGCTCGGCGATCAGCGCGTGGCCGGCCTCGTTCGGGTGGACGATGTCGTAGGGGCTGAAGAGCTCGGTCTTGCCGCGGCGTTCGAACTCGGCGTCGGCGTCGGCGAGCGGCACGCCGAGCCGGCTGGCCACCTCCCGCATTCGCTCGTTGTAACGGGCGTGGACGGCCACGTAGGAGTCGTAGTCAGGGAACGTGTTGAGGGCCCAGGTCTGCATCACCTCGTTCCGCCGGTAGGGCTCGGTGAGCGGGCCCACGGGCTCGGTGACGAGGACCGGATGCGCGCCGCGCGCGCGCACGGTTCGTACCAGCGCTTCGAGGTTGAAGGCGAAGTCGTCGAGGTCGACGCGCGGCCGGTAGACGGGCGGGAGGACCGGCTTGGCGGGCTCTGCGGGTAGGGTGAGGAGCGCGAGCGCGCCCGCCAGGCTCCGGTACGTCGCGAGCCGCCGGGCCTCTTCGGCGATCGCACGCAGGGCAGGGGTTCGCGGCTCCCGTCCCTCGATTCCCGTCGCCACCCCGTGGTCATTCCAGCCGAACATCGCCGTCACGATGTCGGCGCCGAGACCGCCGAGGTAGGTCTCGTAGTAGCGCAGGCCCTGAAGCGAGCTGTAGCCATAGACGCCGGCGTCGATCACCGTGAACCGATCTCCGCCCCGCCGGCGCAGCCGCTCGCCCAGCGCCTCCGGGTAGGGACGGTCGCGGCAGAAGTGGAGGC carries:
- a CDS encoding polyprenol monophosphomannose synthase, coding for MDEDVLIVIPTLNEAENLVELLEGIRAHVPGASVLIVDDGSPDGTAALARELGTRLGHIDVLERPRPLGLGSAYVEGFRRGLARGYRRLVSMDADLSHEPRYLPALVGKSEEADLVIGSRYLHGVSVVNWSLYRLAMSLGANVYARRVTGLPVRDCTSGFQCIRREVLEALDVSTLRFSGYSFLIDLKYRAYRLGFRLAEVPIVFTDRKFGFSKITQGEIWRSVWAVWAIRLGGTRQRRRAPGTLAPPPAG
- a CDS encoding SGNH/GDSL hydrolase family protein — translated: MLRAARAFAVVLGMTVALVGAAEALVRLAGVEHAIAARVSARMYPMRPGGGDDLFGTRVYDSVLQWRLRPDAWLPGRIGYINSLGFVGPEFEPRKRPGETRILALGDSVTYGLWACGRLHFCRDRPYPEALGERLRRRGGDRFTVIDAGVYGYSSLQGLRYYETYLGGLGADIVTAMFGWNDHGVATGIEGREPRTPALRAIAEEARRLATYRSLAGALALLTLPAEPAKPVLPPVYRPRVDLDDFAFNLEALVRTVRARGAHPVLVTEPVGPLTEPYRRNEVMQTWALNTFPDYDSYVAVHARYNERMREVASRLGVPLADADAEFERRGKTELFSPYDIVHPNEAGHALIAELIDERLAAEGWVP